A genomic stretch from Angustibacter sp. Root456 includes:
- a CDS encoding YdcF family protein has translation MTTRGHAIVRAVRALLVGVLLLAVVVLAVTAVRVVRQGRSDDARQADAIVVLGAAQFDGRPQEYLVARLQHAQDLYESGTAPRIVTLGGKQPGDRFTEGQAGRAWLVDHGVPASDVVAVGEGNDTLESIQAAAELFDRKGWHDAVVVTDPWHELRSTTMLRDAGVTAYGSPTSTGPSVAGLGVKVRYVGRETVAYLAYELSRWLG, from the coding sequence GTGACCACGCGTGGCCACGCGATCGTCCGAGCAGTGCGGGCCCTCCTCGTCGGGGTGCTGCTGCTCGCCGTCGTGGTGCTCGCGGTCACGGCGGTGCGCGTGGTGCGGCAGGGTCGCTCCGACGACGCGCGCCAGGCGGACGCCATCGTGGTGCTCGGGGCCGCGCAGTTCGACGGCCGCCCGCAGGAGTACCTCGTGGCGCGGCTGCAGCACGCCCAGGACCTCTACGAGTCCGGCACCGCGCCGCGCATCGTCACGCTCGGCGGCAAGCAGCCGGGCGACCGCTTCACCGAGGGGCAGGCCGGACGCGCCTGGCTGGTCGATCACGGCGTGCCGGCGAGCGACGTCGTCGCCGTGGGTGAGGGCAACGACACGCTCGAGAGCATCCAGGCGGCGGCTGAGCTGTTCGACCGCAAGGGCTGGCACGATGCCGTCGTCGTCACCGACCCGTGGCACGAGCTGCGCAGCACCACCATGCTCCGCGACGCCGGCGTCACGGCGTACGGCTCGCCCACCTCCACCGGACCGTCCGTGGCCGGGCTCGGGGTGAAGGTCCGCTACGTCGGCCGGGAGACCGTCGCCTACCTGGCTTACGAGCTCTCCCGGTGGCTGGGGTGA